From a single Scomber japonicus isolate fScoJap1 chromosome 12, fScoJap1.pri, whole genome shotgun sequence genomic region:
- the mpz gene encoding myelin protein P0 isoform X2 — translation MLTFLALASVVLLGIVPEQSQAIVIYTGWERHALVGSDIRLSCSFFSWRWTSDDVTFSWTYRPDGSRDSISIFHYTSGAAYLDNKGPFRDRLEFVGNPGRRDGSILIKNLDFSDNGTFTCDAKNPPDIVGRPSSVRLLVFEKVPIQAGVITGAIIGVVLGLLVLIVVIYYLMRFLVARRVFSLSVSKHGKKKKEGSQQRQLWTPPQLTCYPLP, via the exons ATGCTGACGTTTTTGGCGCTGGCGTCGGTTGTACTCCTGGGaatag TGCCCGAGCAGTCCCAGGCCATAGTGATTTACACCGGCTGGGAACGCCATGCCTTGGTGGGCTCCGATATCCGACTCTCCTGTTCCTTCTTCTCCTGGCGCTGGACCTCAGACGACGTCACCTTCTCCTGGACATACAGGCCTGATGGCTCCCGGGACAGCATCTCT ATCTTCCACTACACCAGCGGCGCTGCCTACCTCGACAACAAGGGACCATTCAGGGACCGACTGGAGTTTGTGGGGAACCCCGGCCGCCGTGATGGCTCCATCCTGATCAAGAACTTGGATTTCAGCGACAACGGCACCTTCACCTGCGACGCTAAGAACCCCCCTGACATAGTGGGAAGGCCCTCCAGCGTCCGCCTACTGGTGTTTGAAAAGG TGCCCATCCAGGCTGGCGTGATCACAGGGGCCATCATCGGGGTGGTGCTGGGCCTGCTGGTGCTCATCGTGGTCATCTACTACCTGATGAGGTTCCTGGTGGCGCGCCGTGTCTTCAGCCTCAGTGTCAG CAAACAtggcaagaaaaagaaagagggatcacagcagagacag CTCTGGACACCACCCCAGCTCACTTGCTACCCCCTCCCCTAA
- the mpz gene encoding myelin protein P0 isoform X1: MLTFLALASVVLLGIVPEQSQAIVIYTGWERHALVGSDIRLSCSFFSWRWTSDDVTFSWTYRPDGSRDSISIFHYTSGAAYLDNKGPFRDRLEFVGNPGRRDGSILIKNLDFSDNGTFTCDAKNPPDIVGRPSSVRLLVFEKVPIQAGVITGAIIGVVLGLLVLIVVIYYLMRFLVARRVFSLSVSKHGKKKKEGSQQRQGPVPPADPSKVKAAASEKKKQESRKDKK, translated from the exons ATGCTGACGTTTTTGGCGCTGGCGTCGGTTGTACTCCTGGGaatag TGCCCGAGCAGTCCCAGGCCATAGTGATTTACACCGGCTGGGAACGCCATGCCTTGGTGGGCTCCGATATCCGACTCTCCTGTTCCTTCTTCTCCTGGCGCTGGACCTCAGACGACGTCACCTTCTCCTGGACATACAGGCCTGATGGCTCCCGGGACAGCATCTCT ATCTTCCACTACACCAGCGGCGCTGCCTACCTCGACAACAAGGGACCATTCAGGGACCGACTGGAGTTTGTGGGGAACCCCGGCCGCCGTGATGGCTCCATCCTGATCAAGAACTTGGATTTCAGCGACAACGGCACCTTCACCTGCGACGCTAAGAACCCCCCTGACATAGTGGGAAGGCCCTCCAGCGTCCGCCTACTGGTGTTTGAAAAGG TGCCCATCCAGGCTGGCGTGATCACAGGGGCCATCATCGGGGTGGTGCTGGGCCTGCTGGTGCTCATCGTGGTCATCTACTACCTGATGAGGTTCCTGGTGGCGCGCCGTGTCTTCAGCCTCAGTGTCAG CAAACAtggcaagaaaaagaaagagggatcacagcagagacag GGCCCCGTTCCTCCCGCTGACCCCTCCAAGGTGAAGGCGGCCGCCTCggaaaagaagaagcaggagtCACGCAAGGATAAGAAATAG